TttaagggtttttatcatttatgccatcggttgtgtcccactactcagttttgccactaataatttcaactgctcaaaaatgccatcgctttGTTAGACATGTGTTCAAAAATGCCACTAGGTACCATTATTGTGATCttaaatctcttttgccatgttataatgacataaatacctatgaacCAGCATGCCAGCTCTCCTTCTATCttactacaataaagtgtggggcccacttgatcccaacgACGTTCTTATTTTtctataaaattattcgcttggttactcctgacaagtggggccacacttatcattgtgagatagagagaactgacatgtgggtctaggcttgtttttgtcatataacatggtcaatgtgtttgatgtgaaaataacgatgtctaatggcatttttgaggaaACATCTAAcgaaacgatggcatttttgagcaaacatctcacggatcgatggcatttttgagtagttgtaacttctaatggcaaaactgagtagtgggacacaactagtggcaaaaatgataaaaaccCTTATTTTAAACACCTGAACAATTTTTAAGTattttgaacaatttttaaatagTAATGATTTCTTTATATGTCATGTATATTTTTGTAAATATGGACATATTTTTTGAACAGAACAATTTTTTTGTAAAAATGTGCGAACAAAATTTTACATTCCATGGACATCTTTAAAATAATTCATGACCATATCTTCATACGCATGAACATTTCTATAAAATGTCATTAGTCTTTTTTGAAAGGTATGAATATTTTTTGTAATTGCACGTTCCATTTTTTACATTTCATGAATGGTTGTTCTTACACATATACATTTTTTAAATGCCATGAGTATATTTTGAATAGTACAAATATTTATTTTAAATTGCTACAACAATTGTGTTACATTCATGAACATGTATAAGTTTGTAAACGTGTAAATGTGTGAACATTTCTTGAACATCAGGAGCATTGTTTGAACggtgtgaactttttttcaatattTCAAGAACAATCTTTAAAACTCTTGAACATTTTTTGATGATATGACCAATTTCTAAGCGTATAAATATTTTTTGACAAAGTCATGAACCCTATCTAAACTAGTGAAAACCTGAAGCCCAAATAATTCGTTAAGGTCTCTACTATTAAAAGGAGTTGGTACGTTCGTCTCACCTCCTCTCCTCATTCCCTCCCCTTCTAGGATAATCTAAACCAAATCAGTAATTTTTTTGTCCTACTGCAAACATTTTCTTGTTTTAACTCAACCAAAATTTACCCAAATCATGTCTTTTATTAACtcaatcaaatcataccaaaacctcAACTAATCAAATTTTCTTTGTCTACCCCTACCGATACCTAAGTTAAATCAAATCTTATCAAAATCTCAACTAAACCAAAAATTCCATTTCCTTCATTTACCCATACAAAACATTAAATCAAATTTAGCACGTGTAAGGTATATGTCGGACACGATTAATGTAAAACCACTACAATTAACTAGTGGTCCGTAGAAGCTAAGTTAGGATCACTACACTGGTTCCCTTCCTAGATGCTTTTTAGTGGCTGGGTTTGCCAATTTAGCATGGCATGTGTACAAGTCGTTAGGCAGCGTGCGAATAGAACTCACAACAAGCGACTTATAGATGTGTCCCTTGAATCCATCGGGCGTGATGTATGTTTTCCTACGGGACTGGGGTACACATAAACGATGAGGTATGTTAGTTCATGCCGACCTGACCCATCGGTCCCATGAATTTGACGTCGGTACAAGCCAATTTGGTTTGGTTTTTTTAGGGGAAAGTCTGTTCTTTATTGATCGAATTCCACAAATAGTAATGCTTACATTATATGGTTGGCCAAACCACACATGACACCCTGAGGCTAGATTAAGAGCATATCTAGCTAAGCTATGCGCTTCTATGTTACTATCTCGACCTTCAAAATGAAACTACAAGAAAAAGCGGTAGAACGAGCTTTGATCTCGCTGATAATTACACTGTGTTTGCCTAGAGAGCCTTGAGCAATGTCTCGCACTACTTGTTTTGCATTTGACGCTACCACAAAATGCTGCAAAAGGAGGTCCTCGGCTGCACAGAGTGCCTCCCTACATGCCAGCGCCTCCAAGGCCATTGGGTCATCCACTCCTTCCACCACCAAATCAGTACTACCCAAATAGTTCCCGTCGGCATCCCTGCACACCACCGCCGCAGAACCGCCCCGTCCTGGTTTCACGTCAGCGTCCACATGAAGTTTAGCATGGTTTGCCAGAGGGGCTCTTGGGCGAGTTCTTCTGTGTATGCCCCCGTCTACCCTTGAGATCCGAGCTGGTTTGCTTTCTTTAATACTTTCCAGCTCTCCAATGAACCTTTTGGTGAAAGAGAGAAGTGATTGAGGTTTGGTGTCAAGTGCTCACTAGCGAGAGGCCGAACTTGGTGTCGAGTGCCCAGTAGGCCCAATGGCGAGGCCGCCTCGAGGCCCAGCCGTGTTGCATGAATATTTGAGTACGATGTCGATCCCAAAAAAAAGAGTACAACGTCTTCCTTCCGTCCAAACGAAGCAACTGGATAAAGTCAGAGGCAACGGCGTGCATATACGCCCTGTCTAGAACAAATTTCCACGAACCTATCCTACCATGCATGTCGGTACGAAATTACCAGAAAGAAGAAATGTTTGAAACTGAACGAGATGTTCCACGAGATTGACGGTGGTGTTCTTTCAAAAAAGATTGACGGTGGTGGGTGCTGACATGACGTTTCAACTCCGAGGCCCTCGCCCAGACGCGTCGGACGACTTGACGAGAATTCACGATCAGCGCCAATTAGCTTGGCACACGCGTCCAAGGAAAGTTCCAATTTCAAAGATGCGCAACGTCGTCTATACTCGGCCGATACACAACACGATGGATAgtattgtactagtagtaattgaaCAAGTCAGCTGCCATTTCTATGGGCACCTCCTTTAATTAAGTACTCCCCGTCGTCGCCAACCCCAACGACAGACAATCAAGATGAGAATCACGATGGAACTACTACGTTGACAACACACGGTAGCAGTGGAGTGCAGGACAGAGCAACCGCGTAAGACCGCTGACATTTTCTCCGGGCAAAGACTTTAAGTACTGGTCGACCGGCATTCCACAAACAACTGATCAAGAGGAGAAGCTCTCGATCGAGCAGCGGCAGCAAAGATGGTCAGGGCGATGGGTATTGCCGCGGCAAAAGGCTTCACCGCCGGTTCCATGCACTTCACGCCCAGCGGCGTCGTGTGTCTAGCTTTCGCCTTCGTGGCTGCGGTTGCGATCGTGGCCGTCGCCGTGTTCGGCTGCGCCGGCCACAAGAGCTCCGGCGGGAAGAAGCCTCGACGTGGTCATGGCGGCTCCTACTGGGCAGCTGGAGCGGGCGCAGGCGCAGGCGTCTATGTTGGAGACAGCGGTGTTAGCACAGGCGGTGGTGGCTGTGGCGGCggagggggaggaggtggtggctgtggaggtggaggaggcggtggaggttGCTGAGGAAAGAAATCACACAGTGGATTATTACTGCAAGACCATGATATTGTTTCGATAAATTTCACTTTATTCAAATATTTGTAAATAATACTTTCACTTTGGATGATGTAAATGCACGCTCGCTTGTTCACATATTCACATTCATTCATATATGATCTATAATATCATTGTTGGGGCCAGGGATATTTCATAGGGTGTGCCACCTCCATATTTTTTtagattttgttttttgttttttacactccctccgtttcataatatagtgtgtatagattttttgaaaaatcaaattttataaactttgaccaaatttatagagaatattatttatatctacaataccaaatatgaACTATGCATCTAGCCCATACATGTCTGTTGGATGCAAAATCAGCCGGTTTGGTAGGCTAGGCTCCATGCAAATACTAGCCCGCACGAACCCCAAAGCAGTCTCGGACCAGGCTGAGTGGGAACTCCCGAATCAGCCGTTTTCCCCGAGCCAGGCCCAGGTGAGCCACGCGTGGCGGCCGCCTACACGCCCGGGGAAGCGCAGGAGACCGGTGTGGCGCTTCGTAATCCCTGTTGTTCTTTCCCCTCACCGCCACCCTCATATTCACACCACACTCTTCACTCTCTCTCACCGCCGAACCTTCCTCCttgccctcccccctccccctgctTCGTGTCGACCCACGACTGGTGGGTCTAGTGGCGACCTTTCGGCCACAGccggtcgtcgtcgtcgttctgctTCTAGCAAACGATGCAGTCCGCGGTGAGCCACCGACTGCTTTCGGCGGTTCAGACGATGGGGGCCGGAGGGCATCTTCTTCGGCGGCGGTTGCGGGAGGCGCATCTGGTGAGCCCTAGGTGGCCATTTTTACCACCATTCGGGGGTTTTCTTCGGTCGCTCTGCACCAGGTGTTGGAGCTAAATCCAGCAGATCTCATATAGGAGGTCCCGAGCTGGTTGTCTCAGGTTGATGGAAACATGAAGTAGAGAGACATAATATTTACctcaagttcgggccctcttgaagaggtaaaactctacgtcttGGTTGTATTGTATTGATTCTGGATAGGGTACAAAGTACAAGATGACCAACCTCAAGATCATATGAATAGATCTAACCTGCCTCTATAGAGCTAAACCATTGTCTTATATAGGGGCCGAGGAgtacctagggttacacatggtcgattGCATCTGGAGATAAATATGCCTTGAAGTATACGCCAAGTCTTAGGAGGATTCCATCTTGAGTACGCCGAGGGCCATAGCTTACGTGGCTCATTCTTTGGTTGTCGGTGGTCTTCGGCCCGACCCATGAGTGATATGCCGACAAGGTGAGTACCCCTAATCCTGGACACCTCCAGTAGCTCCTGAATTAATCTTTAAGCCGATCATCGTGAATAACTCCTCAGGATAACTTTTTCTTCTGGTCTTTGGCTTCATATGCAAGTTCGATCTTCCAAATTGGCTTCACATCCGAGGACTCCTCGGGATTTCAAGCTCTTATTAACGTTTCATTGTTGACCCCCGAGCAATGATATACTCTAGGTAATTGGGACGTCTTTTAACAAGGCTCCCTTTGAAAATAGTGTATTTTTATTGGATCCGAAGACCCCTGATGGGGGGCTTCAAGTCCGTAGTCTCTTACATCGAAGTCAATTCCCTATAGGCCAAGTATACTCTCGAGGACCCTTGGTGGCTCCGGCAATTTCATGGTCCCACACCTCGATATTCCTAGTAAGGGGAGTCAAAGTGGGCCCTGAGAGCCACTTTTAagggtattttattttctttccctcGATCCATGCACACACACAAGGCACGACGCCTAGGAAACATGCGGAGTAATCCCTAAGGACTCTAAATGTATCATCATGGTACGTCTAAACATCACACCTATAAAGTTGAGGTGACAAATTCTTTCCCATCTCCTTTCCTTCTCTTTCGTCTTTGCGCAATCTCCCCTTCTATTGTCGCACCCAGAACTTTAGTCTCAATGGAGAATCTTCTCAGATCATCGCTTCGCCCCTCCGGCTCCCTATAAGGAGACTAGAAAAGTTGCTCGGTTACTTTTCACAACTTTAACATGCTCACAACTCAAGGGTGTCTATTTGGTGAGGTTCCCCCTGGCTTGATGCCCATAGATTTGGGAAACATGCTCACAACTCAAGGGTATCTTTTGAATTGGTTTCATCGGGTTTTccattttctttccttttcttttttctttttaatgTGTTTCTTCATTTTTTGTCATTTTTATTGGTTTCATTGTTGTTCAACACATTCTCGCTTTTCTtcaatacaaatttaacatttttcttatacatctgaaatatttttatatacacattttaacattttgaaatacatgattaacattgttTTGAGAAATTATTTTTTGATGTCTACAttttccatacacattgtacatttttctaTATATCTAAtgcatttttctaatacatgtttaacatctTTAACATACAAGattatcattttttaatacatgttcaacattttttctatagacatttaatattttcaaatgcttgattgaaaattttcaaatacaaaattaattatttttgaatacatagtcaacattttttctacacacatttaacattttctaagtgcttgattaacattttttcaaatacaagattaacattattttatacacatttaacatttttttcaaatgtttgattaatttttttgaaatacatgtttaacatttttgcaaatgtttgattaatatttttatatacatagATTGTATATTTTTAGTATACAAgagaaacattttctctatacacatctAACATTTTTCAAACGGTTGGttaatatatatatttaaatattttatataaagagtttttgtatatttatatttctttataataTTTGGAAGTGTAAGCAAAACTAAAAATGAGAAAAAAACAAGGTTGTGGCCTCCAACGCGCCTGGGCTGGCCGATCTCGCTCTCCCCTTCACGCGAGGCTTCCCTGCGTCTCGCTATAGCGAGACATAGGGGCTCCCTGttagtgcatcatttctccgtgcCATCACTATGATACTTGGCAGCAGCCGATTTCTTGTTAGCTTCCTAACAAAACTTGggtgatctctctcctattcgcaGGTTCTGCATTCTACATTCAGCCATTAATCTGCCACAGCACCCTGTTGAGCGACAAGCCAACAATTATAACCCCAATTCAATGTAAATAACCTCCCTCATGTGTATGTTGTATTTTCCCTAGATTTCTAACTGCTTATCCCATGCACTTTGATTTATGTAGGCCATGCAAAGGTATTTAATTTCCCAAAAGAAATTGATGACCAGATCAACATGATGATCGGTTCGGAAGAGAATTTCAGAGTCTAAAAAAAATCCTAAAAAGCAAGATGAGATTATGCGAAGATATGTAATCAGAGGACTTTAAGGC
The window above is part of the Triticum aestivum cultivar Chinese Spring chromosome 2A, IWGSC CS RefSeq v2.1, whole genome shotgun sequence genome. Proteins encoded here:
- the LOC123186318 gene encoding loricrin; the encoded protein is MVRAMGIAAAKGFTAGSMHFTPSGVVCLAFAFVAAVAIVAVAVFGCAGHKSSGGKKPRRGHGGSYWAAGAGAGAGVYVGDSGVSTGGGGCGGGGGGGGGCGGGGGGGGC